The Oxobacter pfennigii genome has a segment encoding these proteins:
- a CDS encoding Rqc2 family fibronectin-binding protein, protein MPIDGVVVRNIVSELKNKLAGGRVEKITQPEVDEVNIYVRNGGENHRLLLSSSPNYPKVHLTDVNKQSPINAPLFCMVLRKHLSGGRIKDIEQYNLDRIIKIHIESYDELGSLSVKTIICEIMGRHSNIILINDKNQVIDSIKRITPDVSSFRQVLPGIQYKYPPMQDKLEPLMFDRDDFKDRIGNASDTVKISKFISNSINGFSILSSREICHNAQIDDGLSMGSLDEGSKERLINSTAQFINKVVSLSFTPAIYYSGSAVYDFYSFVLEHLKGFKHVENPGISFLIDQFYYDKDRSDRMRQKSSDITKLVNSNLERCHKKLAIQEEKLIECKEKDKWKLYGDLIMANMYTIKKGDSKADVVNFFSEDGSNIEIPLDMTLTPSENAQSYYKKYNKEKTAQVMVEKQKEENLIEIEYLENQLINIENCTEDDEIEEIRAELVSMGYIKKHRKNASKKTKQSKPLHYISSDGTDIYVGKNNMQNDYLTTKLADNNDIWMHTKNIPGSHVIIKTGSKNISDKSIIEAAALAAYFSKAKNSSNVPVDYTERKNVKKPSGSKPGMVIYYTNKTIYVTPDEELINSIKKAE, encoded by the coding sequence ATGCCAATAGACGGTGTAGTAGTTAGAAATATTGTCAGCGAATTAAAGAATAAGCTTGCAGGCGGAAGGGTGGAAAAAATAACCCAGCCTGAAGTAGATGAAGTAAATATATATGTAAGGAATGGCGGTGAAAATCATCGGCTTTTATTATCCTCCAGCCCGAATTATCCTAAAGTACACCTTACAGACGTTAATAAGCAAAGTCCAATAAATGCTCCATTGTTCTGCATGGTGTTAAGAAAGCACCTGTCCGGAGGAAGAATAAAGGATATTGAACAGTATAATCTTGACAGGATAATAAAAATACATATAGAATCTTATGATGAATTGGGCAGCCTGTCTGTCAAAACAATTATATGCGAAATCATGGGCAGGCACAGCAATATAATATTAATCAACGATAAAAATCAGGTAATAGACAGCATAAAGCGGATTACTCCTGATGTAAGCAGCTTCAGGCAGGTCCTGCCGGGAATTCAATATAAATATCCTCCCATGCAGGATAAGCTTGAGCCCCTCATGTTTGACAGGGATGACTTCAAAGATAGAATCGGCAACGCTTCCGATACAGTTAAGATATCTAAATTTATATCAAATTCCATAAACGGCTTCAGCATCTTATCATCAAGGGAAATATGCCATAATGCCCAAATAGATGATGGTTTATCCATGGGTAGCCTTGATGAAGGTTCAAAGGAAAGATTGATAAATTCAACGGCTCAATTTATAAATAAAGTAGTAAGCTTAAGCTTTACTCCGGCTATATATTATTCCGGCTCTGCTGTATATGATTTCTACTCATTTGTATTGGAGCATTTAAAGGGTTTCAAGCATGTTGAAAATCCCGGCATATCCTTCTTAATAGATCAGTTTTATTATGACAAGGACAGGTCTGACCGAATGAGGCAAAAGTCCTCGGACATCACAAAGCTAGTAAACTCCAACTTGGAAAGATGCCATAAAAAGCTGGCCATACAGGAGGAAAAGCTAATTGAATGTAAGGAAAAGGATAAGTGGAAGTTATACGGCGACCTTATCATGGCAAATATGTATACCATCAAAAAAGGCGATTCCAAAGCCGATGTTGTGAATTTCTTCTCCGAGGATGGTTCAAATATCGAAATACCCTTGGATATGACCCTTACACCATCCGAGAACGCTCAAAGCTATTATAAGAAATATAATAAGGAAAAGACAGCCCAGGTAATGGTGGAAAAGCAAAAAGAAGAAAATTTAATAGAGATTGAGTACCTTGAAAACCAGCTTATAAACATAGAAAACTGCACTGAGGATGATGAAATAGAAGAAATAAGGGCAGAGCTTGTTTCAATGGGATATATTAAAAAGCATAGAAAAAATGCTTCAAAAAAAACGAAGCAGTCAAAACCCCTTCACTATATATCCTCTGACGGTACAGATATATATGTAGGAAAAAACAATATGCAAAACGATTACTTAACCACCAAGCTTGCTGATAATAATGATATATGGATGCATACAAAAAACATCCCCGGATCCCATGTAATCATAAAGACCGGCAGTAAAAATATTTCCGATAAATCTATTATAGAAGCCGCCGCCCTTGCCGCTTATTTCAGCAAGGCTAAGAATTCCTCCAACGTACCCGTTGACTATACCGAAAGAAAAAACGTTAAAAAGCCTTCGGGATCCAAGCCGGGCATGGTAATATATTACACAAATAAAACCATATATGTAACTCCTGATGAAGAATTGATTAATTCTATAAAAAAAGCTGAGTAA
- a CDS encoding RNA-binding protein, producing MNKKDEILNSIKSGEDKILAVKIIDNIEQVQRYFEPRFTDFLDPAQVMKASAIIKKIGHVNYEITGGIANSERSMLVIYPGGMDFQYIKLPISALYFRGNTKFEKLEHRDILGALMSLGIKRDKIGDIILSEDLNYILVSEDISNYIKINLTKIKHVGVSAEYADLKNVPQREQNFKVIAANVASLRLDAVLSAGFGESRSSIAKEIVSQKVKVNFEEVTDLNRLIKTGDVISLKGRGRIVLERIGSKTKKDRINIIIKKII from the coding sequence TTGAATAAAAAAGACGAGATATTGAACAGCATAAAAAGCGGCGAAGATAAAATTCTTGCCGTAAAGATAATAGATAATATCGAGCAGGTTCAAAGATATTTCGAACCACGGTTTACAGACTTTTTAGATCCTGCGCAAGTCATGAAGGCTTCGGCAATAATTAAAAAAATAGGACATGTTAATTATGAGATAACCGGCGGGATAGCAAATTCAGAGAGAAGTATGTTGGTTATTTACCCCGGGGGTATGGATTTTCAATACATAAAATTGCCTATCAGTGCTTTATACTTTAGGGGCAACACAAAGTTTGAAAAGCTTGAACACAGGGATATATTGGGAGCTTTAATGAGTCTGGGCATAAAAAGGGACAAGATAGGCGATATCATTTTAAGCGAAGACCTCAATTATATTTTAGTTTCAGAGGACATAAGCAATTATATTAAAATAAATCTCACAAAGATAAAGCATGTGGGAGTGTCAGCAGAATATGCCGACTTGAAAAACGTTCCTCAAAGGGAACAGAATTTTAAAGTGATAGCTGCAAATGTGGCATCATTGAGATTGGATGCAGTGCTTAGCGCCGGTTTCGGCGAATCAAGAAGCAGCATTGCAAAGGAAATTGTGTCTCAGAAAGTAAAGGTTAACTTCGAGGAGGTAACAGACTTAAACCGTTTGATAAAGACAGGAGATGTAATTTCTCTCAAGGGAAGAGGCCGTATCGTATTAGAGAGAATAGGCAGCAAAACCAAAAAGGACAGGATAAATATTATAATAAAAAAAATAATTTAA
- the aroB gene encoding 3-dehydroquinate synthase, whose translation MKEIIAGFGSKKYEIYIGNNYDSMNTYLDEHKINEKILIVSDLNVGNIYEEELLKRIKAKQVITYHMGIGESYKTIETMQQIYDVLRRNNFNRASAIIALGGGVVGDTAGFTAATFMRGMKFVQVPTTVIAAVDSSVGGKTGVNYKNVKNMVGSFYHPDFVYINTSTLRTLDKRQVVAGIAEIIKYAVLYDASFFNYLCENTTGLLNLESDKLNYAVRKCIMFKIDAVFGDEYDNGKRQLLNFGHTIGHVVESMSDYSLFHGEAVAIGMMFECILSNVCNMLRTDELEKVLNLINRFGLNRNFDFTDMNRVYELLQHDKKAERGNIKFILPDRIGNCVITSDIKEDKINKAFALLKEYWNKTI comes from the coding sequence ATGAAGGAAATAATAGCCGGATTCGGCTCCAAAAAATATGAGATTTATATTGGAAATAATTATGACAGTATGAACACATATCTTGATGAACATAAAATTAATGAGAAGATTTTAATTGTTTCAGATCTTAATGTGGGCAATATATATGAAGAAGAATTGTTAAAAAGAATTAAGGCCAAGCAAGTGATTACCTATCATATGGGCATAGGTGAAAGCTATAAGACCATAGAAACAATGCAGCAAATATATGATGTATTAAGACGAAACAATTTCAACAGGGCTTCTGCAATTATCGCCTTAGGAGGCGGAGTGGTAGGCGATACGGCAGGCTTTACTGCGGCAACATTTATGAGGGGAATGAAATTCGTACAGGTTCCAACAACAGTAATAGCTGCCGTGGACAGCAGTGTAGGCGGAAAAACAGGGGTAAATTATAAAAATGTGAAAAATATGGTTGGGTCTTTTTATCATCCGGATTTTGTATATATTAATACATCGACATTAAGGACTCTGGACAAAAGACAGGTTGTTGCGGGTATAGCTGAAATAATTAAATACGCTGTGTTGTATGATGCAAGCTTTTTTAATTATTTATGTGAAAATACAACAGGCCTTTTGAACTTGGAAAGCGACAAACTCAATTATGCCGTAAGAAAATGCATAATGTTTAAAATAGATGCCGTATTCGGCGATGAATATGATAACGGAAAAAGGCAGCTGTTAAATTTCGGTCATACCATCGGGCATGTTGTGGAGAGTATGTCGGATTATTCCTTATTCCATGGAGAGGCTGTTGCTATAGGAATGATGTTTGAATGCATATTGTCAAATGTATGTAATATGTTAAGGACTGATGAGCTGGAAAAGGTATTGAATTTAATAAATAGATTCGGTCTTAACAGAAATTTTGATTTTACTGATATGAACAGAGTTTATGAACTTTTACAGCATGATAAAAAAGCCGAAAGAGGAAATATTAAATTTATACTGCCTGATAGAATAGGAAATTGTGTTATTACATCGGATATAAAAGAAGATAAAATAAATAAAGCATTTGCCCTTTTAAAGGAATACTGGAATAAGACAATTTAA
- a CDS encoding LL-diaminopimelate aminotransferase codes for MREYHRIGRIPQYTLYELNNIKRRLIREGREVIDLSIGDPDLPTPEFIVNALKEGLEQEEYHKYPPYQGTLEFRNAVSAYYKRRFNVDLDPESEVVALIGSKEGITHLSLALIDEGDIGLVPEPGYPIYRASLYLSGGKPYIMPLKEENNFEPDLNAIDEEILKEAKLIYINYPNNPTGAVCKTDTLEKIIKLGKENNIIVCNDAAYNEIVFDNNKPVSILNIEGAKDTAVELGSLSKSFSMTGWRIGYAVGNKDVLSKLMLVKVNTDSGQFSAIQHAASIALNMGDDYVKYIRSVYEKRRDTCLKVIKSSGFEAVVPKGSIYIWLKVPSGFSSEEFSAKMLQDFGVIMTPGTAFGDLGEGYLRIAMTADENLMKKAIGIIKNGIE; via the coding sequence TTGAGAGAATATCATAGAATCGGACGAATACCCCAATATACACTTTATGAGCTTAATAATATAAAAAGAAGATTGATAAGAGAAGGGCGAGAGGTTATTGATTTAAGCATAGGCGATCCGGATCTGCCCACACCCGAATTTATAGTGAATGCACTTAAGGAAGGTTTGGAGCAGGAGGAATATCATAAATACCCGCCTTATCAAGGAACATTGGAATTCCGTAATGCAGTTTCAGCATATTATAAAAGGCGTTTTAATGTGGATTTGGACCCTGAAAGCGAGGTTGTGGCTCTCATTGGTTCAAAGGAAGGAATAACTCATTTGAGCCTTGCGTTGATTGATGAGGGTGATATAGGCCTGGTTCCTGAACCAGGATATCCAATATACAGAGCATCTCTTTATCTGTCAGGTGGAAAACCTTATATAATGCCACTTAAAGAAGAGAACAACTTTGAGCCTGATTTAAATGCAATTGATGAAGAAATCTTAAAAGAAGCCAAGCTTATTTATATTAATTATCCCAATAATCCTACCGGTGCTGTGTGTAAAACAGATACTCTTGAAAAAATCATCAAACTGGGCAAAGAGAATAATATTATTGTATGCAATGATGCCGCATATAATGAGATTGTATTTGATAATAATAAACCTGTAAGCATTCTCAATATTGAAGGTGCAAAGGATACCGCTGTTGAATTAGGCTCCCTTTCAAAATCCTTCAGCATGACAGGCTGGAGAATCGGATATGCTGTAGGTAACAAGGATGTTTTAAGCAAATTAATGCTTGTCAAAGTAAATACCGACTCAGGACAGTTCAGCGCAATACAGCATGCGGCAAGTATTGCCCTTAATATGGGGGATGACTATGTTAAATATATCAGGAGCGTATATGAAAAAAGAAGGGATACTTGCCTGAAAGTGATTAAAAGTTCAGGTTTTGAAGCAGTTGTGCCCAAAGGCAGCATTTATATCTGGCTTAAGGTACCTTCAGGATTTTCATCTGAAGAATTCTCGGCGAAGATGCTTCAAGACTTCGGGGTAATAATGACTCCCGGCACAGCTTTCGGTGATTTGGGCGAAGGTTATTTAAGAATTGCAATGACCGCAGATGAAAATCTGATGAAAAAGGCTATAGGCATTATAAAGAATGGTATAGAATAA
- the pyrR gene encoding bifunctional pyr operon transcriptional regulator/uracil phosphoribosyltransferase PyrR gives MIEKAQIMDEKGISRALIRVAHEIIEKNKGVNDVVFIGIKRRGVPLAKKIAEEIYKIENIKLKVGILDIALYRDDLSTFNEQPVINSTNIDFDIKDKTVILVDDVLYTGRTVRAALDAIIDLGRPKAIQLAILIDRGHRELPIRADYVGKNVPTSKNEIVSVSIDEIDGVNKVVINEVE, from the coding sequence ATGATTGAAAAGGCCCAGATAATGGATGAAAAAGGTATATCGAGAGCGCTTATAAGGGTAGCCCATGAAATAATAGAAAAAAATAAGGGCGTCAATGATGTTGTATTCATAGGAATTAAAAGGAGGGGAGTGCCTCTTGCAAAGAAAATTGCAGAGGAAATTTATAAGATAGAAAATATAAAGCTTAAAGTAGGTATTCTTGATATTGCTCTTTACAGGGACGATTTAAGCACCTTCAATGAGCAGCCGGTAATCAACAGCACAAATATAGATTTTGACATTAAGGATAAAACAGTAATTTTAGTTGATGACGTGTTATACACCGGAAGGACTGTAAGAGCCGCCTTAGATGCCATAATAGATTTAGGCAGGCCAAAAGCCATACAGCTTGCCATACTTATTGACAGAGGCCATAGGGAGCTTCCCATAAGGGCTGATTATGTAGGCAAAAACGTTCCAACATCCAAAAATGAAATAGTGAGCGTCAGCATAGATGAAATAGACGGTGTAAATAAAGTGGTTATAAATGAAGTAGAATAG
- a CDS encoding IS110 family transposase — protein MSNSLLVGIDVSLNDNKVRILHPDGTSLSKFVVPNSVPGAKTLSQKVTGIMEKSNFDSLVIGLESTSVYGDPLVYFLKQDTSVNRFNTKIHVLNPTQVNKFKMFYPDLPKTDDIDAWIIAEHLRFGRINKDVYMDDRYKALQKLTRARFHTAQNLAREKNWFLNNLFLKFSSLAQEKIFSNKFGATSSSLIEEFLSVDEIAYMPVEELAEFINEKGKGHFQNPDEIAAAVQKAARSSYRLPKTVTESVNQVLG, from the coding sequence TTGTCAAATTCATTACTGGTTGGTATTGATGTCAGCCTTAATGACAACAAAGTCCGTATCCTCCATCCTGATGGAACCAGTCTTTCTAAATTTGTTGTCCCTAATTCCGTCCCAGGTGCCAAAACCCTCTCTCAAAAGGTTACCGGGATTATGGAAAAGAGCAACTTTGATTCCCTTGTCATTGGCCTTGAATCTACTTCTGTCTATGGTGATCCTCTTGTTTACTTCCTAAAACAAGATACCTCTGTTAATAGATTCAATACCAAGATACATGTACTTAATCCAACTCAGGTAAACAAGTTTAAAATGTTTTACCCTGACCTTCCTAAAACCGACGATATAGATGCATGGATTATTGCTGAACATCTAAGATTCGGTCGAATAAACAAGGATGTCTATATGGATGATAGATACAAAGCCCTTCAAAAGCTTACGAGGGCAAGATTCCACACTGCGCAGAACCTTGCAAGGGAGAAAAACTGGTTCCTCAATAACCTGTTTTTGAAATTCTCTTCTCTTGCCCAAGAGAAGATTTTCTCAAACAAGTTTGGAGCTACTTCAAGCAGTCTCATCGAAGAATTCCTCTCGGTGGATGAGATTGCTTATATGCCGGTTGAAGAGTTAGCTGAATTCATCAACGAAAAAGGTAAAGGCCATTTTCAAAACCCCGATGAAATTGCTGCCGCTGTTCAAAAGGCAGCAAGAAGCTCGTACCGTCTCCCTAAAACGGTTACAGAGTCTGTAAATCAGGTGCTTGGATAA
- the aroF gene encoding 3-deoxy-7-phosphoheptulonate synthase, with amino-acid sequence MKIITDVSKKKTIRVGNVEIGGNKPIIIAGPCSVEDEEQVLKIALEVKNQDASILRGGAYKPRTSPYTFQGLGEEGLKYLKNAGIKAGLLTVSELLDIRDIDIVEGYVDIIQIGSRNMYNYPLLKEVGRLNKPVILKRGLSASIEEWMNAAEYIASNGNLNIILCERGIRTFETYTRNTLDLSAVPIIKGISCLPIIVDPSHGTGRRELIIPMSMAAIAAGADGVMVEVHYNPEEALSDGEQSLNFDEFARLCQRINDFTSFFSK; translated from the coding sequence ATGAAAATCATTACAGATGTATCAAAGAAAAAAACAATTCGCGTGGGAAATGTTGAAATAGGAGGCAATAAACCAATAATTATTGCAGGACCCTGCTCCGTTGAAGATGAAGAACAGGTATTAAAAATTGCTTTGGAAGTTAAAAATCAAGATGCATCAATTTTAAGGGGTGGAGCCTACAAGCCAAGGACATCCCCATATACCTTTCAGGGCTTAGGCGAGGAAGGCCTTAAATATTTAAAGAATGCCGGCATAAAAGCCGGTCTTTTAACGGTATCGGAGCTTTTGGATATAAGGGATATTGATATTGTGGAGGGCTATGTTGATATAATTCAGATAGGCTCCAGAAATATGTACAACTATCCTCTTTTAAAGGAAGTGGGAAGGTTAAATAAACCCGTTATATTAAAAAGAGGTCTGTCAGCTTCCATTGAAGAATGGATGAACGCCGCAGAATATATAGCATCAAACGGGAATTTGAATATAATACTCTGCGAGAGAGGAATAAGAACCTTTGAAACCTACACTAGAAACACTCTGGATTTATCAGCAGTACCAATTATAAAGGGAATAAGCTGCCTGCCCATAATAGTAGACCCCAGCCACGGAACAGGCAGAAGAGAGCTTATTATCCCTATGTCCATGGCAGCTATAGCCGCCGGTGCTGACGGCGTAATGGTGGAGGTTCATTACAATCCTGAGGAAGCGTTGTCAGATGGTGAACAGTCCCTTAATTTTGATGAGTTTGCAAGGCTTTGTCAAAGGATAAATGACTTTACATCATTTTTCAGCAAATAG
- the dapF gene encoding diaminopimelate epimerase, which translates to MLFTKMHGLGNDFIVIEDNGMDDNDYSTLASKLCHRHFGIGADGILVVKKSEIADSKMLIFNSDGSQAEMCGNGLRCYAKYLYDNNVVRKNPMTIDTLDGVKKVLIEEKNNEANKVQINMGKPILEPSVIPANFTENIINTKITADGEEFQITSMLMGVPHTIVFVEDFDNTDFEGIGKRIENSSYFPKKTNVNFVKVMNGKEFKIRTWERGAGLTLACGTGACAALVACALNNKTGKEALAHLAGGDLHIIWDDSNDVYMTGPAITVFKGESFI; encoded by the coding sequence ATGCTGTTTACAAAAATGCATGGGCTGGGCAACGATTTTATAGTAATTGAAGACAATGGAATGGATGATAATGATTATTCCACTTTAGCAAGCAAATTATGCCATCGCCATTTTGGGATAGGTGCAGATGGAATTCTTGTTGTAAAAAAATCCGAAATTGCTGACAGCAAAATGCTTATATTCAATTCCGACGGCTCACAGGCTGAGATGTGCGGAAACGGATTAAGATGCTATGCAAAGTATCTTTACGATAATAATGTAGTAAGAAAAAATCCTATGACAATAGATACCTTGGATGGTGTAAAGAAAGTTTTGATAGAGGAAAAAAACAATGAAGCCAATAAAGTACAAATCAACATGGGAAAGCCTATACTAGAGCCTTCTGTGATACCGGCAAATTTTACCGAAAATATCATAAATACAAAGATTACGGCAGATGGGGAGGAATTTCAAATAACCTCAATGCTTATGGGAGTGCCTCATACGATAGTATTTGTTGAGGATTTTGACAATACGGATTTTGAAGGAATAGGGAAAAGGATTGAGAATTCAAGCTATTTCCCTAAAAAGACCAACGTTAATTTTGTAAAGGTTATGAATGGAAAGGAATTCAAAATAAGAACATGGGAGCGAGGGGCAGGACTTACATTGGCCTGCGGCACCGGAGCCTGTGCGGCGTTGGTTGCCTGTGCATTAAACAATAAAACGGGAAAGGAAGCTTTGGCACACCTGGCCGGCGGTGATTTGCACATTATATGGGATGACAGTAATGACGTTTATATGACAGGGCCTGCCATAACAGTATTTAAAGGTGAGAGCTTTATATAA
- a CDS encoding RluA family pseudouridine synthase, whose protein sequence is MGQKKLIADTSGIRIDLYLSKSMEDVTRSYIQKLIEDKKVLVNQKTVKSNYKINENDIIEVDIPQPVELKIEAQEIDLDILYEDDDLIVINKPQGMVVHPAPGNYSGTLVNALLKKCTNLSGINGVLRPGIVHRIDKDTSGVLLAAKNDLAHKSLAAQIKDHTVNRRYIAMVEGVIKNDSGIIEGSIGRHARDRKKMDVIKGGKPAITHFKVLDRYNGYTLIEAKLETGRTHQIRVHMSHIGYPVVGDPVYGYKNQKFNLKGQALHAYILGFNHPRSGVYMEFAAPLPEYFNELIEKIKMK, encoded by the coding sequence ATGGGACAAAAAAAGCTTATCGCTGATACAAGTGGCATAAGAATAGATTTATACCTTTCTAAAAGTATGGAAGATGTGACAAGGTCATATATACAAAAGCTTATTGAAGATAAAAAAGTCCTTGTAAACCAAAAAACTGTCAAATCAAATTATAAAATCAATGAAAATGATATAATAGAAGTTGACATCCCCCAGCCGGTGGAATTAAAAATCGAAGCTCAGGAAATAGATTTGGATATATTATATGAAGATGATGATTTAATTGTAATAAACAAGCCCCAGGGAATGGTTGTACATCCGGCTCCAGGCAATTATTCCGGTACGCTGGTTAACGCTTTATTGAAAAAATGCACCAACTTATCGGGTATTAACGGGGTATTGCGCCCGGGGATTGTTCACAGGATTGACAAGGATACCAGTGGAGTGCTATTGGCTGCCAAAAACGATTTAGCACATAAAAGTCTGGCGGCACAGATTAAAGATCATACAGTTAACAGAAGGTATATAGCCATGGTAGAGGGGGTCATTAAGAATGACAGCGGAATCATTGAAGGCTCCATAGGAAGGCATGCCAGGGACAGAAAAAAGATGGATGTGATTAAAGGCGGAAAGCCTGCCATAACCCATTTTAAGGTATTGGATAGATATAATGGCTATACTTTAATAGAAGCAAAATTGGAAACGGGAAGGACCCATCAGATAAGGGTCCATATGTCTCATATAGGCTATCCGGTGGTAGGTGATCCGGTATACGGATATAAAAATCAGAAGTTCAATCTTAAAGGACAGGCACTCCATGCGTACATCTTAGGCTTTAATCACCCAAGGTCAGGAGTATATATGGAATTTGCCGCTCCGCTGCCGGAGTATTTCAATGAACTTATAGAGAAGATTAAAATGAAATAG
- a CDS encoding TraR/DksA C4-type zinc finger protein — protein sequence MDKNKLQYFEDRLREEKEKEDLIIHKLNDDMGLDSSLKDQTSELSSYDNHPADIASETFEIEKNRALKANEVTHMRMIDNALEKIKNGTYGVCEKCKNNIDEERLDAIPYTNLCIHCERETEPNYKTYWQDRPIEETVMEYPFYDDDIDSEDYTGYDGEDVWQELESYNSVNYMLWDDDEDEDDQGIVEEIDRISNAQYKRQLPD from the coding sequence ATGGACAAAAATAAATTACAGTATTTCGAAGACAGATTGAGGGAAGAAAAAGAAAAGGAAGACCTCATAATTCATAAATTGAATGATGACATGGGATTGGACAGTTCGCTAAAAGACCAGACTTCCGAATTATCTTCCTATGACAATCATCCTGCGGATATCGCAAGTGAAACCTTTGAAATAGAAAAAAACAGAGCTTTAAAGGCAAATGAAGTAACCCATATGAGAATGATTGATAATGCCCTGGAGAAAATTAAAAACGGTACTTATGGTGTTTGCGAAAAATGCAAAAATAATATAGATGAAGAAAGATTGGATGCCATACCCTATACAAATTTATGCATACATTGTGAGAGAGAAACTGAACCAAATTACAAAACCTACTGGCAGGATAGGCCGATTGAAGAAACCGTCATGGAGTATCCTTTTTATGATGACGATATTGACAGTGAGGATTATACTGGCTATGACGGGGAAGACGTGTGGCAGGAGCTGGAAAGCTATAATTCCGTAAACTATATGCTGTGGGATGATGATGAAGACGAGGATGATCAGGGTATAGTCGAAGAAATAGACAGAATAAGCAATGCACAATATAAAAGACAGCTTCCGGATTAA
- a CDS encoding cell division protein SepF: protein MGNNFINKVLDVFGMGDEIERIDEEEINSAESEQLEVISNNKRGKVVSIHSTSNAKVVIVQPTQYEEITNICDCLKNRKIVLANLQKLDPKLAQRFVDFASGAAYALDGSIQEISPGILLLTPNNVDVSSDFKEELSAKNIFSWADR from the coding sequence ATGGGAAACAATTTTATTAATAAAGTATTGGATGTTTTCGGGATGGGTGATGAAATAGAAAGAATTGATGAAGAAGAAATCAATTCTGCCGAAAGCGAACAGTTAGAGGTTATTTCAAACAATAAAAGAGGAAAAGTAGTAAGCATTCACTCTACTTCAAATGCAAAGGTTGTTATCGTACAGCCCACACAATATGAAGAAATTACAAATATATGCGACTGTCTCAAAAACAGAAAGATAGTACTGGCAAACTTGCAAAAGCTGGACCCAAAACTTGCCCAGAGATTTGTCGATTTTGCCAGCGGTGCGGCCTATGCATTAGATGGCAGTATTCAGGAAATATCGCCTGGAATATTGCTTTTAACTCCTAATAATGTAGATGTTTCTTCAGATTTCAAGGAAGAACTATCAGCAAAAAATATATTTTCCTGGGCGGACAGGTGA
- a CDS encoding DivIVA domain-containing protein codes for MGITPMEINNKEFKRSFRGYDIDEVDDFLEQVVDDYEKLYKENTALREKINSLSEKLEHYTKIEATLQNTLVLAQGAADQAKNNSQKEAELIIKNSNDTAQKIIDQAHTEVVRINGEYERIKQEFQLFKSRYKTFIQTQLDLLSDIDTLGNDTKSMAASELSSKSNDLHNVLNEYSMKLADGELSAVASEEEETAGSIEEAVELAAKLSGTSSSFDDFDDND; via the coding sequence ATGGGTATAACCCCAATGGAAATAAATAATAAAGAGTTTAAGCGCTCATTCCGCGGATATGATATTGATGAGGTGGATGATTTTCTTGAGCAGGTGGTAGATGATTATGAAAAGCTGTATAAAGAAAACACTGCATTAAGAGAAAAGATTAATTCATTATCTGAAAAACTAGAGCATTATACAAAAATCGAAGCTACGCTGCAAAATACATTGGTTCTTGCCCAGGGTGCAGCCGATCAGGCCAAGAATAATTCGCAAAAAGAGGCGGAACTGATTATAAAAAATTCAAATGATACAGCTCAAAAGATAATCGATCAGGCTCATACAGAGGTTGTGAGGATTAACGGAGAATATGAAAGAATCAAGCAGGAATTCCAGCTCTTTAAATCAAGATATAAGACCTTCATACAGACTCAGCTGGATTTGCTAAGCGACATAGATACGTTAGGGAATGATACAAAAAGCATGGCAGCCAGCGAATTATCAAGCAAGAGCAATGATTTGCACAATGTACTTAACGAATATTCAATGAAATTGGCTGATGGAGAATTAAGCGCTGTTGCTTCCGAGGAAGAAGAGACAGCAGGCAGCATTGAAGAAGCTGTTGAATTAGCAGCAAAATTAAGTGGAACAAGCTCCAGCTTCGATGATTTCGACGATAACGATTGA